From Salmo salar chromosome ssa04, Ssal_v3.1, whole genome shotgun sequence, one genomic window encodes:
- the LOC106602220 gene encoding ubiquitin carboxyl-terminal hydrolase 37 isoform X1 — MELLGLPNIGNTCFLNATLQCLLVLPSFSKEILHQEQLWSCSPFSNLLRCLSDVHRLGLPDNGANQASKADLMWKVKYSLSGYDLKYLGDTQQDAHEFLVNMLCQLKEEGMILKTLGVSYTCPVSQLEFQLVSVRTCTSCGRESSTREDYNHLSLDFSPERTLLSSLALTFKGKKVEFTCEGCKGLYASKVEQFHTLPLVLVLHLKRFGRPGGLEKLEAPLLFPSELRLSTLCGDMVPQLHSANPQAPSIQGSIPQTLASQVSSPPGEAKDSTLCCSDSNDQEPGKVLLTASVKQQPVKSVNGYYQLTGVVSHLGGSAYSGHYISDILHASGNWFCCNDSQVSMSNEATVLRTRARSAYMLFYMFRYCLLSPSIFLCCYICVRFLSPYRA, encoded by the exons ATGGAACTTCTTGG GTTGCCTAACATTGGCAACACTTGCTTCCTTAACGCCACCCTGCAGTGCCTCCTGGTCCTGCCGTCCTTCTCAAAGGAAATCCTGCACCAGGAACAACTCTGGAGCTGCTCCCCCTTCTCCAACCTGCTCAG GTGTCTGTCTGATGTGCACCGTTTGGGTCTACCTGACAATGGGGCAAACCAGGCCTCAAAAGCAGACCTCATGTGGAAGGTCAAGTACTCCTTGTCGGGATATGATTTGAAGTATCTGGGTGACACGCAACAG GACGCACACGAGTTCCTTGTGAATATGCTGTGCCAGCTGAAGGAGGAGGGCATGATACTGAAGACACTCGGGGTGAGCTATACCTGCCCTGTTTCCCAGCTGGAGTTCCAGCTTGTGTCGGTGCGCACATGTACCAG CTGTGGGCGCGAGTCGTCCACCAGAGAGGACTACAACCACCTCTCGTTGGACTTCAGCCCTGAGCGCACATTGCTGAGCAGCCTAGCACTCACTTTCAAA GGCAAAAAGGTTGAATTCACATGTGAGGGCTGTAAAGGCCTCTACGCCTCAAAGGTGGAGCAGttccacacactgcctct tGTGCTGGTTCTGCATCTGAAGAGGTTTGGACGCCCTGGGGGGTTGGAGAAGCTGGAGGCTCCTCTTTTGTTTCCTTCGGAGCTGAGGCTCTCTACCCTCTGTGGGGACATGGTGCCACAGCTGCACAGTGCCAACCCACAGGCCCCCAGCATCCAGGGGTCCATCCCCCAGACCCTCGCCAGCCAAGTCTCCAGCCCACCTGGAGAGGCCAAAGACAGCACCCTCTGCTGTTCAG ATTCAAATGACCAGGAACCAGGGAAAGTGCTGCTGACAGCCTCAgtg AAGCAGCAGCCAGTGAAGTCAGTGAATGGTTACTACCAGCTGACTGGCGTAGTCTCTCATTTGGGAGGCTCCGCATACTCCG GGCACTACATTAGTGACATCTTGCATGCCAGTGGAAACTGGTTCTGCTGTAACGACAGCCAGGTGTCAATGTCCAATGAAGCCACTGTGCTGAGGACCAGAGCCCGGAGTGCCTACATGCTCTTCTATATGTTCAGGTACTGCTTACTCTCGCCATCTATATTCTTGTGTTGCTATATATGTGTACGGTTCCTTTCACCCTACAGGGCTTGA
- the LOC106602220 gene encoding ubiquitin carboxyl-terminal hydrolase 37 isoform X2 encodes MELLGLPNIGNTCFLNATLQCLLVLPSFSKEILHQEQLWSCSPFSNLLRCLSDVHRLGLPDNGANQASKADLMWKVKYSLSGYDLKYLGDTQQDAHEFLVNMLCQLKEEGMILKTLGVSYTCPVSQLEFQLVSVRTCTSCGRESSTREDYNHLSLDFSPERTLLSSLALTFKGKKVEFTCEGCKGLYASKVEQFHTLPLVLVLHLKRFGRPGGLEKLEAPLLFPSELRLSTLCGDMVPQLHSANPQAPSIQGSIPQTLASQVSSPPGEAKDSTLCCSDSNDQEPGKVLLTASVKQQPVKSVNGYYQLTGVVSHLGGSAYSGHYISDILHASGNWFCCNDSQVSMSNEATVLRTRARSAYMLFYMFRA; translated from the exons ATGGAACTTCTTGG GTTGCCTAACATTGGCAACACTTGCTTCCTTAACGCCACCCTGCAGTGCCTCCTGGTCCTGCCGTCCTTCTCAAAGGAAATCCTGCACCAGGAACAACTCTGGAGCTGCTCCCCCTTCTCCAACCTGCTCAG GTGTCTGTCTGATGTGCACCGTTTGGGTCTACCTGACAATGGGGCAAACCAGGCCTCAAAAGCAGACCTCATGTGGAAGGTCAAGTACTCCTTGTCGGGATATGATTTGAAGTATCTGGGTGACACGCAACAG GACGCACACGAGTTCCTTGTGAATATGCTGTGCCAGCTGAAGGAGGAGGGCATGATACTGAAGACACTCGGGGTGAGCTATACCTGCCCTGTTTCCCAGCTGGAGTTCCAGCTTGTGTCGGTGCGCACATGTACCAG CTGTGGGCGCGAGTCGTCCACCAGAGAGGACTACAACCACCTCTCGTTGGACTTCAGCCCTGAGCGCACATTGCTGAGCAGCCTAGCACTCACTTTCAAA GGCAAAAAGGTTGAATTCACATGTGAGGGCTGTAAAGGCCTCTACGCCTCAAAGGTGGAGCAGttccacacactgcctct tGTGCTGGTTCTGCATCTGAAGAGGTTTGGACGCCCTGGGGGGTTGGAGAAGCTGGAGGCTCCTCTTTTGTTTCCTTCGGAGCTGAGGCTCTCTACCCTCTGTGGGGACATGGTGCCACAGCTGCACAGTGCCAACCCACAGGCCCCCAGCATCCAGGGGTCCATCCCCCAGACCCTCGCCAGCCAAGTCTCCAGCCCACCTGGAGAGGCCAAAGACAGCACCCTCTGCTGTTCAG ATTCAAATGACCAGGAACCAGGGAAAGTGCTGCTGACAGCCTCAgtg AAGCAGCAGCCAGTGAAGTCAGTGAATGGTTACTACCAGCTGACTGGCGTAGTCTCTCATTTGGGAGGCTCCGCATACTCCG GGCACTACATTAGTGACATCTTGCATGCCAGTGGAAACTGGTTCTGCTGTAACGACAGCCAGGTGTCAATGTCCAATGAAGCCACTGTGCTGAGGACCAGAGCCCGGAGTGCCTACATGCTCTTCTATATGTTCAG GGCTTGA